In one window of Longimicrobium sp. DNA:
- a CDS encoding flavin monoamine oxidase family protein, with product MSDDHTQASGGGWTRRRFLEAMALSGGAAALYARADAEAAVPPLEPSPDAARGRTALVLGAGVGGMAAALHLLEMGFDVRVLEAQQRTGGRSLTLRSGGEVVEVRNGVREVQKFRMDAGLYFNAGPGRIPYHHTALIRWCRELRVELEPYVMMTRANLYQTPRAFGEQPVPNRRIANDTRGWIAELLAKAANDPILAEDLRGVDPAGLQSLLKVFGDLNKQREYAGSTRSGYVIPPGVTSPGDPEPPLPLAELVKSRFWDHKFYQSEEWDWQPTLFQPRGGMDRIERAMAARLGRRVQLGREVVRVETVAGSPSRVRVVHRNAATQASQQELTADVCISTIPLPILARTPNNFSADFRAAIAAVRFAPTCKVGWQSNGRFWEDDDQIYGGISYIDHPITQMWYPSSGFFEGRGVLTGTYNYERDAIDFGRMAPAQRLEKAAEGALRLHPQFDRHVPREKGISIAWQNVPFQEGGWAEWTEEMVEPYSRLLHPEGNFWVAGDQVSYLPGWQEGAVLSARYVVQNLVQAPRLLGEAVTPRRAPNTARVVRGEHQQ from the coding sequence GAGTGATGACCACACGCAGGCATCGGGCGGCGGCTGGACACGGCGCAGGTTCCTGGAAGCGATGGCCCTCAGCGGGGGCGCGGCGGCGCTCTACGCGCGCGCCGACGCGGAGGCCGCCGTACCGCCGCTGGAGCCCTCGCCCGATGCGGCGCGGGGGCGCACCGCGCTGGTGCTGGGGGCAGGCGTGGGCGGAATGGCGGCTGCGCTGCACCTGCTCGAGATGGGGTTCGACGTCCGCGTGCTGGAGGCGCAGCAGCGTACCGGCGGGCGCAGCCTGACGCTGCGTTCGGGCGGCGAGGTGGTGGAGGTGCGAAACGGCGTGCGCGAGGTGCAGAAGTTTCGGATGGACGCGGGGCTGTACTTCAACGCCGGGCCCGGGCGCATTCCGTACCACCACACGGCGCTCATCCGCTGGTGCCGCGAGTTGCGGGTAGAGCTGGAGCCGTACGTGATGATGACGCGCGCCAACCTGTACCAGACGCCGCGGGCGTTCGGGGAGCAGCCGGTGCCCAACCGCCGCATCGCCAACGACACGCGCGGCTGGATCGCCGAACTGCTGGCCAAGGCGGCCAACGATCCCATTCTGGCCGAGGATCTGCGCGGGGTAGACCCGGCCGGGCTGCAGTCGCTGCTCAAGGTGTTCGGTGACCTGAACAAGCAGCGGGAGTACGCCGGGTCCACCCGCTCCGGCTACGTGATCCCGCCCGGGGTGACCTCGCCGGGCGACCCCGAGCCGCCGCTGCCCCTGGCGGAACTGGTCAAATCGCGGTTCTGGGACCACAAGTTCTACCAGTCGGAGGAATGGGACTGGCAGCCCACCCTGTTTCAGCCTCGCGGCGGGATGGACCGGATCGAGCGCGCCATGGCTGCACGGCTGGGACGGCGGGTGCAACTGGGGCGCGAGGTGGTGCGGGTGGAGACGGTGGCGGGCTCGCCGTCGCGCGTGCGCGTGGTCCATCGCAACGCCGCCACGCAGGCGAGCCAGCAGGAGCTGACGGCGGACGTCTGCATCAGCACCATCCCGCTCCCGATCCTGGCGCGCACGCCCAACAACTTCAGCGCGGACTTCCGCGCCGCCATCGCGGCCGTTCGCTTCGCGCCCACCTGCAAGGTGGGGTGGCAGTCCAACGGGCGGTTCTGGGAGGACGACGACCAGATCTACGGCGGCATCAGCTACATCGACCACCCCATCACCCAGATGTGGTACCCCTCCAGCGGCTTCTTCGAAGGCCGGGGCGTGCTGACCGGCACGTACAACTACGAGCGGGACGCCATCGACTTCGGGCGCATGGCCCCCGCGCAGCGGCTGGAGAAGGCGGCCGAGGGCGCGCTGCGGCTGCACCCGCAGTTCGATCGCCACGTTCCGCGCGAAAAGGGGATCAGCATCGCCTGGCAGAACGTGCCCTTCCAGGAGGGCGGCTGGGCGGAGTGGACGGAGGAGATGGTAGAGCCGTACTCGCGCCTGCTGCATCCGGAGGGGAACTTCTGGGTGGCGGGAGACCAGGTCTCGTACCTCCCCGGCTGGCAGGAGGGCGCGGTGCTCTCCGCCCGCTACGTGGTGCAGAACCTCGTTCAGGCGCCGCGCCTGCTCGGGGAGGCCGTCACGCCGCGTCGCGCGCCGAACACGGCCCGCGTGGTCCGCGGCGAGCACCAGCAGTAG